A part of Fimbriiglobus ruber genomic DNA contains:
- a CDS encoding IS630 family transposase: MAEARDGKRTVYFVDASHFVLASFLGWVWCFVRLHVRAASGRQRYNVLGALNAVTHELVTEINTTYITATSVCALLRKIAALGGSLPITLVLDNARYQRCALVEHTAKALGIELLFLPSYSPNLNLIERLWKFVKKEALNSRHHQDFKKFQEAIDHCLADLPTKHREKLATLMTHKFQTWDNVSLLDA; encoded by the coding sequence TTGGCGGAAGCCCGCGACGGTAAGCGGACGGTGTACTTCGTGGACGCGTCGCACTTCGTCTTGGCGTCGTTCCTGGGGTGGGTGTGGTGCTTCGTCCGGTTACATGTCCGGGCCGCGTCGGGACGGCAGAGGTACAACGTGCTGGGTGCGCTGAACGCGGTCACGCACGAGCTGGTGACAGAAATCAACACGACGTACATCACGGCCACCTCGGTGTGTGCGTTGCTCCGCAAGATCGCGGCCCTCGGTGGGTCATTGCCGATCACGCTGGTACTCGACAACGCCCGCTACCAGCGGTGCGCGCTGGTGGAGCACACGGCCAAGGCACTCGGGATCGAGTTGTTGTTCCTGCCGTCGTATTCGCCGAACCTGAACTTGATCGAGCGACTCTGGAAGTTCGTGAAGAAGGAGGCGTTGAACAGCCGCCACCATCAGGACTTCAAGAAGTTCCAGGAGGCCATCGACCATTGCTTGGCGGATCTGCCGACGAAACACCGAGAGAAACTGGCGACCCTGATGACCCACAAATTCCAGACGTGGGACAATGTGTCACTCCTGGACGCGTAA
- a CDS encoding helix-turn-helix domain-containing protein, protein MRPQYSFPEPVVQAIADARYRHPDPRVQERMEILWLKTRNVTHSRIAELANVSRSTVQRTLRIYAAKGLDGVRSFGWKGQPSALTPHHGTIEDAFRRHPPHTAHEAARRIEDLTGVRRKASRVRQFLKEDLGMKCLKVAPIPVPPKKTVDEHARTQADFLKDGTGTEVGGSPRR, encoded by the coding sequence ATGCGTCCCCAATATTCGTTTCCCGAACCCGTGGTCCAAGCGATCGCGGACGCGCGCTATCGGCACCCGGACCCGCGTGTCCAAGAGCGGATGGAGATTCTCTGGCTCAAGACCCGGAACGTGACGCACAGTCGGATCGCGGAGTTGGCCAACGTGTCGCGCTCCACGGTGCAGCGGACCCTGCGGATCTATGCGGCGAAGGGTCTGGATGGGGTCCGATCGTTCGGCTGGAAGGGCCAACCCAGTGCGCTGACACCGCATCACGGGACGATCGAAGACGCGTTTCGCCGGCACCCGCCGCACACGGCCCACGAGGCGGCGCGGCGGATCGAGGACCTGACGGGCGTCCGACGCAAGGCGTCGCGGGTGCGCCAGTTCTTGAAAGAGGATCTGGGGATGAAATGCCTGAAGGTGGCACCCATCCCGGTGCCGCCCAAGAAAACGGTCGACGAACACGCCCGCACGCAGGCGGATTTTTTAAAAGACGGAACTGGAACCGAAGTTGGCGGAAGCCCGCGACGGTAA
- a CDS encoding tyrosine-type recombinase/integrase, which translates to MAYTGMRISEAIQLRWTDLNLATDTIQLADESGSARRTPQAARTLKGGEGRVLPLNAELKPVLAALARNPDGFVFHGPAGGRLNPDLVRQTLIQDVLEPLATRFPTPSGEIGFADGRLHSFRHFFASLCANNGIAQRVVMRWLGHKDSRMVEHYYHLHDDESRRQMQRIRLADESDPPGREPLP; encoded by the coding sequence TTGGCGTACACCGGCATGCGGATCTCCGAAGCCATCCAACTCCGGTGGACCGATCTCAACTTGGCGACCGACACCATCCAGCTCGCGGACGAGTCGGGGTCAGCCCGCCGGACCCCACAGGCGGCCCGGACGTTGAAAGGGGGAGAAGGACGGGTGTTACCCCTGAACGCCGAATTGAAACCGGTCCTGGCGGCCCTCGCCCGAAACCCCGACGGGTTCGTCTTTCACGGCCCGGCCGGCGGTCGGTTGAACCCCGATCTGGTCCGCCAGACGCTGATCCAAGACGTTCTGGAACCGCTGGCCACCAGATTCCCGACCCCATCTGGCGAGATCGGGTTCGCGGACGGCCGATTGCATAGCTTCCGACACTTCTTCGCGTCCCTGTGCGCCAACAACGGGATTGCGCAGCGGGTGGTGATGCGGTGGCTAGGGCACAAAGACAGCCGGATGGTCGAGCACTATTATCATCTACACGACGACGAAAGTCGTCGGCAGATGCAGCGGATTCGGCTGGCCGACGAGTCAGATCCGCCCGGTCGCGAACCGCTACCGTAA
- the purH gene encoding bifunctional phosphoribosylaminoimidazolecarboxamide formyltransferase/IMP cyclohydrolase produces the protein MLRPIRRALFSVSDKTGLVDFARVLAIKYNVELIATGGTMRALADAGLAVKDVADLTGFPEILDGRVKTLHPAVFAGLLAKRDKPEHMTTLAEHNLPEIDLVVCNLYPFEQTVAKSGVTVPQAIENIDIGGPCMIRAAAKNFEAVSVLVDPKQYTPFLDVLAQNGGSVTRLMRLTSAKEAFARIQQYDTAIAGYFDGLHHGDTGDAQPDVLQVSLIRKQTLRYGENPHQTAAFYTEPGVARPCVATAQQLHGKELSYNNILDLDSALNLAREFADPAAVVIKHNNPCGAATAPTLADAFAHAWEGDPLSAFGGILAFNRTVDPATADALATGQRFVECIIAPDFDADAFEILITKPTWKKNVRLLKVGPLFGSPQGTDYRRVDGGLLVQARDVGADDPAAWRVVTKTEPTDAQRAALWFAWLVCKHVKSNAIVLAQGTQIVGVGAGQMSRVDSTQIAIKKAGERVKGAVLASDAFFPFADNVEAAAAAGVVAMVQPGGSQRDQESIDACDRHGIPMLFTGVRHFRH, from the coding sequence ATGCTCCGTCCCATCCGCCGCGCCCTGTTCAGCGTGTCCGACAAGACCGGGCTCGTCGACTTCGCCCGCGTCCTGGCGATCAAGTACAACGTCGAGCTGATCGCGACCGGCGGCACGATGAGAGCACTGGCGGACGCCGGGCTGGCAGTGAAGGACGTGGCCGACCTCACCGGCTTCCCGGAGATCCTCGACGGCCGCGTCAAGACGCTCCACCCAGCCGTGTTCGCCGGCCTGCTCGCCAAGCGGGACAAGCCCGAACACATGACCACCCTGGCCGAACACAACCTGCCGGAAATTGACCTCGTCGTCTGCAACCTCTACCCGTTCGAGCAGACGGTGGCGAAGTCGGGCGTGACCGTGCCCCAGGCGATCGAGAACATCGACATCGGCGGCCCGTGCATGATCCGGGCGGCGGCCAAGAACTTCGAGGCCGTCTCCGTCCTCGTCGACCCGAAGCAGTACACGCCGTTCCTGGACGTACTCGCTCAAAATGGCGGGAGCGTCACCCGGCTGATGCGGCTGACCTCAGCGAAAGAAGCGTTCGCCCGCATCCAGCAGTACGACACGGCCATCGCCGGCTACTTCGACGGGCTCCACCACGGCGACACGGGCGACGCCCAGCCGGACGTCCTGCAAGTCTCGCTCATCCGCAAGCAGACCCTCCGCTACGGCGAAAACCCGCACCAGACTGCCGCGTTCTACACGGAGCCCGGCGTGGCCCGGCCCTGCGTGGCGACGGCCCAGCAGCTCCACGGCAAGGAGCTGAGTTACAACAACATCCTCGACCTCGACTCCGCGCTGAACCTCGCCCGCGAGTTCGCCGACCCGGCCGCGGTGGTGATCAAGCACAACAACCCGTGTGGCGCCGCCACCGCCCCGACGCTGGCCGACGCCTTCGCCCACGCGTGGGAAGGCGACCCGCTCTCGGCTTTCGGCGGCATCCTGGCGTTCAACCGGACCGTCGATCCCGCGACGGCTGACGCGCTCGCCACCGGCCAGCGGTTCGTCGAGTGCATCATCGCCCCGGACTTCGACGCGGACGCCTTCGAGATCCTGATTACCAAGCCGACCTGGAAGAAGAACGTCCGCCTGCTGAAAGTCGGCCCGCTGTTCGGCAGCCCTCAGGGGACCGACTACCGCAGGGTCGACGGCGGCCTTCTCGTCCAGGCGCGGGACGTTGGCGCGGACGACCCGGCTGCGTGGCGGGTGGTCACGAAGACCGAGCCGACCGACGCCCAGCGGGCGGCCCTCTGGTTCGCGTGGCTGGTGTGTAAGCACGTGAAGTCGAACGCGATCGTACTCGCGCAGGGCACGCAGATCGTCGGCGTCGGGGCAGGGCAGATGTCGCGGGTGGATTCGACGCAGATCGCGATCAAGAAGGCGGGCGAGCGGGTGAAGGGAGCCGTCCTCGCGTCCGACGCGTTCTTCCCGTTCGCCGACAACGTCGAGGCGGCGGCGGCGGCCGGCGTGGTGGCGATGGTGCAGCCGGGCGGGTCACAGCGGGACCAGGAATCGATCGACGCCTGCGACCGGCACGGCATCCCGATGCTCTTCACTGGCGTCCGGCACTTCCGGCATTAA
- the tilS gene encoding tRNA lysidine(34) synthetase TilS translates to MARLAAEVGRFLDRHHLRGRTGVAAVSGGADSVALLRAFVASGVHVAVAHFNHQLRGPDADRDEAFVRDLAVGLGVPVHVGTADVRGEATRSGGNLEATARGLRYDWLGRIAAEVGAGWVATGHTADDQAETVIHRLVRGTGLQGLRGIAPVRPLTADVSLVRPLLGVTRVEIIGYLNLLDQPHREDASNVDPAFTRNRIRHELLPLLKIFNPEVVSALGRLAGQADEAQQVVDRAAADLLAAAERPRAGHLLVFAADTLTAAPPHLVRAMFRLAWEREGWPGGAMTAAHWERLHGMTRDDASAVDFPGGVTARRVGRVVQLGRRL, encoded by the coding sequence GTGGCGAGACTGGCGGCCGAAGTCGGGCGGTTTCTGGACCGGCACCACCTGCGCGGACGAACCGGCGTCGCCGCCGTCTCCGGGGGCGCGGACAGCGTCGCCCTCCTCCGCGCCTTTGTAGCGTCGGGCGTCCACGTCGCCGTCGCCCACTTCAACCACCAGTTGCGTGGCCCCGACGCGGACCGGGACGAGGCGTTCGTCCGCGACCTGGCCGTGGGGTTGGGTGTTCCCGTCCACGTTGGGACGGCGGATGTGCGTGGGGAAGCGACTCGGAGCGGCGGCAACCTGGAGGCGACCGCCCGCGGGCTCCGGTACGACTGGCTCGGGCGAATCGCTGCGGAGGTAGGGGCGGGCTGGGTCGCCACGGGCCACACGGCCGACGACCAGGCCGAGACCGTGATTCACCGGCTCGTCCGCGGCACGGGCCTTCAAGGTCTCCGCGGGATCGCACCCGTCCGTCCGTTGACGGCCGACGTGTCGCTCGTCCGCCCCTTGCTCGGTGTCACCCGCGTGGAAATCATCGGCTATTTAAATTTACTCGACCAACCTCACCGCGAAGACGCGTCGAACGTCGACCCGGCGTTCACCCGCAACCGCATCCGGCACGAGTTGCTGCCGCTGCTCAAAATCTTCAACCCGGAGGTGGTGAGCGCCCTCGGCCGGCTCGCGGGGCAGGCGGACGAGGCCCAGCAGGTCGTCGACCGCGCCGCGGCCGACCTGCTCGCCGCGGCCGAGCGCCCCCGGGCCGGGCACCTTCTCGTGTTCGCCGCGGACACGTTGACTGCCGCGCCGCCGCATCTTGTCCGCGCGATGTTCCGGCTGGCGTGGGAGCGCGAGGGCTGGCCCGGCGGGGCGATGACGGCGGCCCACTGGGAACGGCTACACGGGATGACGCGGGACGACGCCTCGGCCGTCGATTTCCCCGGCGGCGTGACCGCCCGGCGGGTCGGCCGGGTGGTTCAACTCGGGCGGCGTTTGTAA
- a CDS encoding DUF2752 domain-containing protein: protein MDPAPVPAGPAAQPGSGATTGIVVATPATNDPGYELVDVDLDDGPVRRRRPPLAYPVDDGRLKFWVRCGLVCMAAVFASILVVAVCLNPYNPDGTARTMATHTQLGLPQCNMVQLIGKPCPSCGMTTSFTLLAHGDVSNSLRANWVGTLLALFWFSLIPWGLWSAVRGRYLWIGSGEAFAAYSVIIMLVLMLGRWGAVLLSD, encoded by the coding sequence ATGGACCCCGCTCCCGTCCCGGCCGGGCCAGCGGCTCAGCCGGGCTCCGGCGCGACAACTGGTATCGTCGTGGCGACACCCGCGACCAACGACCCCGGGTACGAACTCGTGGACGTTGATCTGGACGACGGCCCGGTCCGCCGACGGCGGCCGCCGCTGGCGTACCCGGTGGACGACGGCCGGCTGAAGTTCTGGGTCCGCTGTGGCCTGGTCTGTATGGCCGCGGTGTTCGCGTCGATCCTCGTGGTCGCGGTGTGCCTGAACCCGTACAACCCGGACGGCACCGCGCGGACGATGGCCACGCACACGCAGCTCGGGCTGCCGCAGTGCAACATGGTGCAACTGATCGGGAAGCCGTGCCCGTCGTGCGGGATGACCACGAGCTTCACCTTGCTGGCGCACGGGGACGTGTCGAATTCGCTGCGGGCGAACTGGGTGGGGACCCTGCTCGCGCTGTTCTGGTTCAGCCTGATCCCGTGGGGCCTGTGGAGTGCCGTCCGCGGGCGGTACTTGTGGATCGGGTCCGGCGAGGCGTTCGCCGCGTACTCGGTCATCATCATGCTGGTATTGATGCTCGGCCGGTGGGGGGCCGTGCTGCTGTCGGATTAA
- a CDS encoding 4Fe-4S binding protein: MRDWIRNVYLAVTTITEGMYVTLWYFVQTFRRKAFTQHFAYPELPVPIRPRYRGFHRFDLTACIGCDKCARACPVDCIYIEKEKVKLADGKTAFRVDGFKIDYTKCMFCALCVDPCPADCIFMGSTYDISCYTRDGCVVDYAKLPLDVAWGPDTLNPTVVHESKKVSLPVWTKT; encoded by the coding sequence ATGCGCGACTGGATACGAAACGTCTACCTCGCGGTCACGACGATCACCGAGGGGATGTACGTCACCCTCTGGTACTTCGTCCAGACGTTCCGCCGCAAGGCGTTCACGCAGCACTTCGCCTATCCGGAACTGCCGGTCCCGATTCGCCCGCGGTACCGCGGGTTCCACCGGTTCGACCTGACCGCGTGCATCGGGTGCGACAAGTGCGCCCGGGCCTGCCCGGTGGACTGCATTTACATCGAGAAGGAAAAGGTCAAACTGGCCGACGGCAAGACGGCGTTCCGGGTCGACGGGTTCAAGATCGATTACACCAAGTGCATGTTCTGCGCGCTGTGCGTCGACCCGTGCCCGGCCGACTGCATCTTCATGGGCTCGACCTACGACATCAGCTGCTACACCCGCGACGGCTGCGTCGTCGACTACGCCAAACTCCCGCTCGACGTGGCCTGGGGGCCGGACACGCTCAACCCGACGGTCGTCCACGAGTCGAAGAAGGTCTCGCTGCCGGTGTGGACGAAGACGTGA
- a CDS encoding transglutaminase domain-containing protein, whose translation MRTLALRTGVLIAGCVVAGLLTAAGGRADPPGVIVIRPKGSGASASTDYAPDKVGFIVIRPKRMAPAGDTKSPTLVGEQPVKATAQPVPAAPTQPPAPPPAQPQTQPAKPAAGDKDDGTVVYETWNAMFIKAMHVGYTHVLVREYERDGKKFLYATMAQKMTVARFGQRSEQWGENATMETPEGAILTTRSRQGIGRDQMLSLAGRVTGHTLAVKIESKDTPGAEKDIPWPDGVLGVAREASLLKDHKAKPGETIEYLWYEGKINRVVKVSIAVKDVEEGVLAEGQKPRKLLRAVQTMEPVGAFRLPPVTMWADPDTLEPLKMETDMPMFGGKLTILRTTKEFATRVPGKVPDLFDVQSIRLDRPIPNVQEQSAVVYRVKLAGDLPLKQAFTQDDRQTISNLDEAARTFELQVTPPPAAAPAANAPADPGAEFLSDCFFIDWNNDPVKRHAATATAGLPATATARQKARAVEVWVNRNMRSTEFSQAMASCGNVAKTLTGDCTEYAMLSAGMCRALGVPSRTALGVVYAEDRGGRAFLAYHMWFEVYADGRWVPFDAMFARGAGGPGYVKITDESWHDVKSFAPLLPVMSVLGAAPKFEVLKVVGR comes from the coding sequence GTGCGGACGTTAGCGTTGCGAACCGGCGTACTGATCGCGGGCTGCGTGGTCGCGGGCCTCCTCACGGCAGCGGGCGGGCGGGCGGACCCGCCGGGCGTCATCGTCATCCGACCCAAGGGCTCGGGCGCGTCCGCTTCGACCGACTATGCCCCGGACAAAGTTGGCTTCATCGTCATCCGGCCCAAGCGGATGGCGCCGGCGGGTGACACGAAGTCACCGACCCTGGTGGGCGAACAGCCGGTGAAGGCGACAGCACAACCCGTGCCGGCGGCGCCGACCCAGCCCCCCGCCCCCCCGCCGGCGCAACCCCAGACCCAGCCGGCCAAACCGGCGGCCGGTGACAAGGACGACGGCACCGTCGTTTACGAGACGTGGAACGCCATGTTCATCAAGGCGATGCACGTCGGCTACACGCACGTCCTGGTCCGTGAGTACGAGCGGGACGGGAAGAAGTTCCTGTACGCCACGATGGCCCAAAAAATGACCGTCGCCCGGTTCGGCCAGCGGTCCGAGCAGTGGGGTGAGAACGCGACGATGGAAACCCCGGAGGGGGCCATACTGACCACCCGGTCCCGCCAGGGGATCGGCCGGGACCAGATGCTCTCGCTCGCCGGCCGCGTGACCGGGCACACGCTGGCCGTCAAGATCGAGAGCAAGGACACGCCCGGGGCCGAAAAGGACATCCCCTGGCCGGACGGCGTACTCGGGGTCGCCCGGGAAGCCAGCCTCTTGAAAGACCACAAGGCGAAGCCCGGCGAGACGATCGAGTACCTCTGGTACGAGGGCAAGATCAACCGCGTCGTGAAGGTGAGCATCGCAGTCAAGGACGTGGAAGAAGGCGTGCTGGCCGAGGGCCAGAAGCCCCGCAAGCTGCTCCGGGCGGTGCAGACGATGGAACCGGTCGGGGCGTTCCGGCTGCCGCCGGTGACGATGTGGGCCGACCCGGACACGCTCGAACCGCTGAAGATGGAAACGGACATGCCCATGTTCGGCGGCAAGCTGACGATCCTCCGCACGACGAAGGAGTTCGCCACCCGCGTCCCCGGCAAGGTGCCCGACCTGTTCGACGTGCAATCGATCCGCCTCGACCGGCCGATTCCGAACGTGCAAGAGCAGTCGGCCGTGGTCTACCGTGTGAAACTGGCCGGCGACCTCCCTCTGAAACAGGCGTTCACGCAAGACGACCGGCAGACGATCAGCAACCTCGACGAGGCGGCCCGCACCTTTGAACTCCAGGTGACGCCACCCCCGGCCGCCGCCCCGGCCGCGAACGCGCCAGCCGACCCGGGGGCAGAGTTCCTGTCGGACTGCTTCTTCATCGACTGGAACAACGACCCGGTGAAGCGGCACGCGGCGACCGCGACCGCCGGCCTGCCGGCGACGGCGACCGCCCGCCAGAAGGCCCGCGCGGTCGAGGTGTGGGTCAACCGGAACATGCGGTCGACCGAGTTCTCGCAGGCGATGGCCTCGTGCGGGAACGTCGCCAAGACGCTGACCGGCGACTGCACCGAGTACGCGATGCTGTCCGCCGGCATGTGTCGTGCGCTGGGCGTCCCGTCGCGGACGGCCCTCGGCGTCGTCTACGCGGAGGACCGCGGCGGCCGGGCGTTCCTGGCGTACCACATGTGGTTCGAGGTCTACGCCGACGGCCGGTGGGTGCCGTTCGACGCGATGTTCGCCCGCGGGGCCGGCGGCCCGGGGTACGTCAAAATCACCGACGAATCGTGGCACGACGTCAAGTCGTTCGCCCCGCTGCTGCCGGTGATGAGTGTCCTCGGCGCGGCGCCGAAGTTCGAAGTGCTGAAGGTAGTCGGGCGGTAG
- the mnmH gene encoding tRNA 2-selenouridine(34) synthase MnmH: MQNLPHPIDRLWAPRTPRPYTDVIDVRSPGEFAEDHIPGAVNLPVLTDAERAEVGTIYHQIGPFPARKIGAALVAQNIGRHLQGYLSDKDKDYRPLLYCWRGGHRSASMAHVLAQVGWYVTVLQGGYKTYRAHVLARLNDLPAGLTLRVLAGSTGTGKTRVLHRLIERGAQVLDLEGLARHRGSVLGEHAGDPQPPQKYFESLLLARLEAFDPAATVWVEAESNKIGNRYLPKALWNAMRQAGGVELHMPLAARVRYLIEDYRHLVERPEILLQKLDQLRSHHGHQQIDDWQQLVAAGKWDHLVGELLIKHYDPRYRMSFGRNFPNVTQSVELADSTLERMDALIDEIRD; this comes from the coding sequence ATGCAAAACCTCCCGCACCCGATCGATCGACTGTGGGCTCCCCGCACACCTCGCCCGTACACGGATGTTATCGACGTTCGTTCCCCCGGAGAATTCGCGGAAGACCACATTCCGGGCGCCGTCAACCTGCCCGTGCTGACCGACGCCGAGCGAGCCGAAGTGGGCACGATTTACCACCAGATCGGTCCGTTTCCCGCCCGCAAGATCGGGGCAGCTTTGGTGGCGCAAAACATTGGCCGCCATCTACAAGGGTACTTGTCGGACAAGGATAAGGACTACCGGCCACTTCTCTATTGTTGGCGCGGCGGCCACCGCTCGGCCAGCATGGCGCACGTTTTAGCCCAGGTCGGGTGGTACGTCACCGTCCTTCAGGGCGGGTACAAGACCTACCGCGCGCACGTCCTCGCCCGATTGAACGACCTTCCCGCCGGCCTCACATTACGCGTCCTGGCCGGGTCGACCGGGACGGGCAAAACGCGGGTCTTGCACCGGCTGATCGAGCGCGGGGCACAAGTCCTGGACCTGGAAGGGTTAGCTCGCCACCGCGGGTCGGTCCTCGGCGAACACGCGGGCGACCCGCAGCCGCCGCAGAAGTATTTCGAGTCGCTGCTCCTCGCGAGGCTGGAGGCGTTCGATCCGGCCGCCACGGTCTGGGTCGAAGCCGAGAGCAACAAGATCGGCAACCGCTACCTGCCCAAGGCTTTGTGGAACGCGATGCGGCAAGCGGGTGGCGTCGAACTGCACATGCCGCTGGCCGCCCGCGTGCGGTATTTGATCGAGGACTACCGCCACCTCGTCGAGCGCCCGGAAATTCTTTTGCAAAAGCTCGACCAGCTACGCTCCCACCACGGACACCAGCAAATCGATGACTGGCAACAGCTCGTCGCCGCCGGCAAATGGGACCACCTCGTCGGCGAACTACTTATCAAGCACTACGACCCGCGCTACCGAATGTCGTTCGGGCGAAACTTCCCGAACGTCACGCAGTCGGTGGAGCTGGCGGATTCCACTCTGGAACGGATGGACGCGCTGATCGATGAAATAAGAGATTAG
- a CDS encoding ABC transporter ATP-binding protein: protein MTLAVETRQLARDFDGVRAVDCIDLRVERGTFYGFLGPNGAGKSTTIKMLTGLLAPSAGEIRVLGRDILDPGEAIEVKRKLGVVPENLALFDNLTAREYLTFVGRMYLLPRETIRARADELLTLLDLNADDKKIALEYSHGMRKKLALAAALLPNPDLLFLDEPFEGVDAVTSRVVRDVLAGYVARGATVFLTSHVLDLVEKLCTHVGVIVRGKLVEQASLDAIRQGGSLEASFLRVAGADAEGTGAKLDWLGAAS from the coding sequence ATGACTCTGGCGGTCGAAACGCGGCAACTCGCGCGGGACTTCGACGGCGTCCGCGCGGTCGATTGCATCGACCTGCGGGTCGAGCGGGGGACGTTCTACGGGTTCCTCGGCCCGAACGGTGCGGGCAAGTCGACGACGATCAAGATGCTCACCGGGTTGCTCGCGCCGTCCGCCGGCGAGATCCGCGTCCTCGGACGGGACATCCTCGACCCGGGCGAAGCCATTGAGGTCAAGCGGAAGCTGGGCGTCGTCCCGGAAAACCTCGCGCTGTTCGACAACCTGACGGCGCGGGAGTACCTCACGTTCGTCGGCCGGATGTACCTCCTGCCGCGGGAGACGATCCGCGCCCGGGCCGACGAACTGCTCACCCTCCTCGACCTCAACGCGGACGACAAAAAGATCGCGCTCGAATACTCCCACGGGATGCGAAAGAAACTGGCCCTGGCCGCGGCCCTGCTCCCGAACCCGGACCTCCTGTTCCTGGACGAGCCGTTCGAGGGCGTGGACGCGGTCACGTCCCGGGTCGTCCGCGACGTCCTGGCCGGGTACGTGGCCCGCGGGGCGACGGTGTTCCTCACGTCGCACGTCCTCGACCTGGTCGAAAAACTCTGTACGCACGTCGGCGTCATCGTCCGCGGTAAGCTGGTCGAGCAGGCGTCCCTGGACGCGATCCGCCAGGGCGGGTCGCTCGAAGCGAGCTTCCTTCGGGTCGCCGGCGCGGACGCGGAGGGGACGGGCGCGAAACTCGACTGGCTGGGGGCCGCCTCGTGA